In the Phaeodactylum tricornutum CCAP 1055/1 chromosome 13, whole genome shotgun sequence genome, TTAATTGACACTGTAACCACTTCAAACAAATCCTGCGTACTCTGAGAACCTCAGTATGGGAAGACTATGCTTATCCGCCGCAGCGCTGGTACCATTCCTTTCATTGAACGTCGTGGCCTTAGTTCCCATGCATCGGCAAAAGTTTCAGTCTAGAGTCACAACGAGAAAGACTGTTTCGTCCAGCGCTGGGGCATTGTTTCTTAGCACCGAGACAGAAACTACCAAAACGGTGACACCGGGAAACGAAGGGGATGTGAGGGAAGCAAGCGGCAGTTTAACGGATCAATTGGCCATTGCGGAGAATAATCCATCATTCTCGTATGGCACTTTCGCCAAGCAGAATCCCTTCGCCAACAATCTTCTTATTGCGACTACCAAGACGGCGGCTGCTGACTTGTTGGCGCAAACTGTCATTTCTCAGACACCCCTGGCCGAGCTGGACCTACAACGCAGTTTGCTCTTTTGCTTGTTCGGAGCCGTCTATCTCGGGGGATTTCAGTATCTGTATCAGGTACAGATATTCAAAAAGCTGTTCGACATCGACAAATTTACCTCGCAACCGTGGGCGGACAAGCTGAAAGATGGTCCGGGACTTCAGTCACTAGCTGCCCAAACCGCTTTGGATCTAACCATTTTGACCTTGATTTACCTGCCCACCTTTTACGTGTTCAAGGCTAGCGTTTTTCGTGGTTCGCCCGACCCTGCCGTATGGATAGGTTCAGGTCTGGAATCGTACATCACTAACTTTGCGAAAGATGAGTTTGATTTAATTCGGGTTTGGTTGCCGGCTGACTTGATCTGCTTTTCTGTTCCTCTGCATTTGCGACTACCTGTTCGGCACGTGGTGAGCTTTGTGTGGACAGCGTATATTTCGTTTTCCCGGGGAGGACATTGATTGTGAAGTAGTGAAAGGCAGCCGATCTGGTTGCGtcgcgttgactgtgatagtCATTTTTCTTTAAGAAGCGCTGACAGTAACAGAGACATCCATCCACCTCTGCGCTGTTTTCTCTTGCTTTTCAATGTAGTAACTGATCCCGCTCGATTGTAACAAAAGTTTACATTACATACTTTTACAATTTAGAAGCTTTGAGCAAGGGCGCCGCAGCAGCAATGTGTGGAACTAACACCGAGGCCAATGGTGTCTCGGACAAAACAGTCTTCTGCTCTGTATCACTCGTCTCGACAGAATCTTGAAGAGCCTGCAAGAGCTCAACTCGCTTCGGAAAAATCTCTTTCTTGAAGACTTCCACAAGCGTTGGTCTCGAAACTCCCATTGCTCGTTCAATCTCACCCAAGCTGCGCATCCAGGTTGTTTGTTCCGACCAAGCGTCCCACACCCGTCGCATTTCGTACACCTTTTGCTCCGAGGCAAATTCCTGCACTGCTTCCGCGCTGAACAAATCTTCATGCTTGACGTTTGCGGAAGCCGACGGATCTCGTGCGGCAGTGAAACCGTCGAGTTCCAACTTTGTCCTGTGGAAACCTGTAGGCGAGGAATTCGTTCTCGTCACTTTGTCGTGCTTCGATGCCAAGGACGGTTTGCTACCGCTCACAGCCTGCTTGGCCAATCGCTGCATAATGTCTCCCGTCTGTGTAACAAAATACACTGAGGAAGCCGTTATGGCACCTAATCGCAAAGCAGAGTCTTTTGTTCCGTGGCAATACCGCAATACCAAGATCCGCACGCATGCTTCGGCAACAGGTGGTAGACGTAATTTGCGAATGGCGTGATCGACAAAATTGATTACCGAAACATGGTCTTGAAGTCTCTGTGGTTGCGGAATTTCGCTCCTCTTGTTGTAGTTGTTACTGTTGCTATTGGTACTGCTGCTACTGGCAGACGAAACGTTCGATACCGCATGCAACGTGGCCGTCACCCGGCAAATATCTGGGAAAACCTGTTTTACTTCCGTCATGGCTTTGGAACAGTGTTTTCGCTTAATAAACTCCCCGTCCTCGCATCTGAGATCCAAATGAGGCAAGGACTgggatggaaaaggaatCGCGTGACAGACTTGGACGAGGGTGCGGGGCCAGCCGAGGTTGCGGGCGGTATAAAAGAGGAGCGCGGCCAGAAGCGCACCGGTTTGCTTGGCCTGATTGTATTCGCGTAAACTCCGACGCGCCCGCTGCGTCTCGTTGGGAGAGGTAGCTTTGGTGGAGGGGCGCTTTTGTAGCGTGGAGGACACACCTCGAACTTGGAGGCCGTCGCGACACTTTGCGTACCGAACCAGCAGTCCGACCACTTCATGCTGCACCCGATCCGTGAGCTCCAGCGTTTGCACCGCTGTGGACAGAAATGTGTACGCTTGATAGAGATCTCGAGACGCACGTTTTAATCCGTCATCCAGATGGCCCCGGTCATCTATTGTGTCGTCGGTCGACAAGTTCTGTTGCTCCAAGGCGGATCCGTACAACCGGATGGCCCGTTCCAGGCTCCATTTGTCGCCGTACGACGCAATTTGCAACCGTTGAGCTTCCTGCTCTTCCAACTGTACGAAATCTTCGTATTCTGGTCGCATCGTGGCGTCGATATCCgcgtcgtcttcgtccggaTCCACCGCTCCCGGTACCGGGTGTCCTTCCACTCGTCGACGTTTCCGGTTCGCCGCGCGCGAGACACGGACCGCCTCCAACGCGCGCGCGTGCGATCGTTCCATGAGTCGGTCCATTTTGTGCGCGGCCACCAAGAGGCGTTTCCGTGTTTGCTGCGACGTGGACGAGGCCGTGCCGTAGACGTTCGTGGAGAGCATGGTGGGTTGGAGTCCCCCAAGGTACCGCgattcgtccaccaccgTCAAACCCGAGCGCGCTTGCGAAGGACGGCCTTTGGCGAGAtcggcgtcgtcgtggaaCTCTCGCCATTCCGGACGCGTGTCGATGACGTGACCCTGGTCGACGACGCCGCATTGGGTGCAAACCCGATCACCCTGCTGCCAGTCAGTCCGTAACGTACCGGTGCGACGACACGCACGGCATGGTcggtcttcgtcgtcgagttcgtCGGGCGTAGAAGTAGCCACGACGGGTGGACTGGTGGATCGCGTGAGGATGGAAGCGGTAGCCATGCGAGCACTCGCAGTGCAAGTACCGTGGGTGTGGGAGAAAGAGTGAGCGGAAGGTTTCTGTCGCGGAGAATGCTCCCAAGGGGACATGCAACGGGCGTCGCCAGAAATGCCCAGTCCGCCAGTCTACGGGTTGTCACGAGCCTGTACGTATCTCGTAGTGGAAAGGACTGATTGTGCCAAACCTATCTCtccactgacagtgaagtgaCAATGAATACGATCGATCAGAGGATTGTCGCCGGAAGGCTTTTCGGTCGAGTACGGGATTTGTGGCACGTTTTGGTTGGGACAGGGAATGGGTCTCCTGGAGGTTTCCGATGGCGAGTGGCAGACGGACGGGTAGAGCATTAGGGTAGGGGTAAAGTGACTACTGTCGCAATGCGTACCGGTACGACAGAAATATATAAACGATTCCAATTATTGATTGCTGCTCCGACACGACTCCACGGAACCACCGGCTTACCGGGTTCTGCTGGACACCAATCAATCCATTCAACACAGAACAAGTACTTGCTGGATACCTCCTACCATGTAGTTCGGCTCACTGTTTACAATTCGACCTCTAGCGAGAGAGACGTTTCAACCGTAAAGGGGGGGAATTTGCAACCATGAGACGAGTCCGTGCGTGTCTCGGTGCGTGTGTGTACGTGACCCACTTGGTCGCGTCGGGGGCATTGACGGCGAACGACCGACGAAGTCCTACCCGCCCCACACACTGGGTGACCTTGTCGGATCCCCGGAAGCGGTATCCTTCCGGAAACAGTCTGTACGCCAAGGATGTCCCATTAGCAAACAACAATCGTCGATCCGCAGCGCCGTACTCGTACTCAAGTACCCCCGTGAACGACTTGGATCAAGATTTTGGCTACTATGGTGAAaaagatgatgacgatgattgGATGAGCAATCCCGTGGATTTCGACAACAGCATCGACGAAAGCGCCGTTACTAGCACGAGAAGACCAAAACTTGTCAAAGGGGCCGACAATTCACGTCCCAATTCCCATTTCTTCAGTCGCAAATCCTTACAAGATCCAATCTTTGCGTACCAAACGAAGGGGGCCTCGGAAACCTTTGCCCAATTGTGCCAGGGGGCTGGTATTGCGCGTCCCTCCAAAATTCAGAGTTTGGCTTGGCCCATCTTGTGCAAAGGCTCCCACACGATTGTGGCGGACCAAACGGGATCCGGAAAAACCTTGGCCTATCTCATTCCTTTGTTGACACGCGCCTTGGAGGACCGCAACGCTCAGCCGGCCGGAACCGCCGTACCCAACGGATCGCCTCGTATCATCGTCCTGGCTCCGACCGCCGAACTGGCCGACCAAATTCGAGCCGTTTGCGAACAAATGACCGCATCCGTTTCATTCTCGACCCTTGTAATCACGGCGACCGGGAAATATTCCACTTCGATTCGTGATCAAATTCGTATGCTCCAACGACAACCCGTGGACGTTCTGATTTCGACACCTGGACGGATCGCCACCATTTTGCGAACGCGCAATTCTGGCTTGGATTTGAGTGCGTTGCAATCCATCGTTCTCGACGAAGTCGACGTCTTGTTGGTGGACGACACGTTCGGCCCGCAATTGCGTACGGTCGGGGCGGCGGCACCCCTGGATCGAACGCAATTTGTCTTTGTCACGGCAACGCTACCCGACACGGTTGTCGAAACTGTGGAGAAAGAGTTCCGCGGCGTACAGCTAATCAAAGGCCCCGGTTTACACCGTGTGGCACCGACCGTGCAAGAAAGACTCGTCGACGTCTCCGTCCCTTCTCAAAACAACCGAGACGCCAAACTCTGTTTTGACGTCAAGGCCAAACAACTACTGAAAGCCTTGCGACAGACTCGGTGTCGCCGAACGCTCGTATTTTGCAATACCGTGGAAAGTTGCCGCTCGGTGGAAAACTTGCTAAAACGCAAGGATCGCAAGGGCAACGTCTTTGAAGTCCGCGCCTATCACAACGCCATGACACCAGAAAATCGCAACGAAAATTTGGCCGTCTTTAGTCACGGCATTCGGACTACACAACCAGAAAAGGTGGATTACGTACTGGTGTGCACAGATCGGGCTGCTCGAGGCGTCGACTTTGAAAGGGCCCCCGTGGATCACGTCGTCTTGTTCGATTTTCCCAAAGATCCGGCCGAATACGTCCGTCGAGTTGGACGAACGGCGCGAGCGGGACGGACCGGAACGAGCACCGTCTTCGCCTACGGATGGCAACTGCCGATCGCTCGTAGCGTCATGGGAAGCAAGTTGGATAGCTTCACCATTGCTCGCGAAGAGCGGGATGAAATGGATACGGAGGAAATTCGAGGTGGAGTGCAGGCGCGGCTCCACCGAGGTGACGGCGCAAATAAGAAGCATGGTTCGAAGCATATAATAAAGGGTAACATTGAGAGCGGAAAGCAGTGGAAGTGAAAAGAAGACCCGCCTCTCCTTAACAAGGGTCTATCTAGAGAGAGTTTTGTTGTTCTGCGAGAGTAACTGAGCGAGTAAAGGTAGTAACGGTTTACTCGAAATGgcaattttctttttttgacaTTTCAGCTTAACGAAGCAAATTTAGTGAGCAAAGCAATAGCATAATTTACATTATGTGATATTTATTACGGAAGGTAGAGTGGGTAATGCAATTCTCCGTCGACGCAATTGGCACAAAATTTGGCTGAGGGACGGAAAGGAAACTAGAGATTGATTCGCTAACAAGCGTTTCCTGCCAACTATTACCTCTACATACTTAAAAAAAGGATGCATGGGCCATGACACTCTAGAAAATCATAAGGAAATGTCTCAAGCCCCACATATGGTGCGTAAATTTTAATACTCTTGGTTTTGGCAGTAATTTTGCGGCCTCTCCCGAGTCCGCTTTggtgaatttcctcaaatTGAACATGGATCTTCTGATAGAAACCGAAAAAATAAGCAAGTACATTCTAAAGCTATTTGCCATTGTTAGTACAAAGCAAAAGTTGGCGCAGTTTGAGCTCGAGAGCctgctcactgtcaacaccaATTCAAAAAGTGAGGAAGAAAGCAGGCCCAAGGAAATAAGATTTTTCTGAGATCCGTGGAGGATCATACGAGTTCTGAAGAAGCTCTCAACTTATACCATGGGAGAGCCCTAAAATGATAGAACAACTAACTGTAGGCGAATTTGCTAATCAATGGATACATCCAAGGCCGGTATCAAAAGGGTGCGGATCACTTGTAGTGGTAATCATTGAGATACGGCCATGCACTACAGGAACATAATAGTATAACTTGTTTTCCGTAGAATACTAttattaactgtaactgtaaggctACTGGAATTTACAATCTTCTCAAGCGAATTTTGCAGAGTTTGACCATTCACCAACGCAAAGAGATTGTAAATTGGTCAACGATCCATAATTACAGAGACAGAGTTGACATGTGAGCCAAAGTTCAGACTACTTTAATGGAAGGAATAATCACAATTTTTTTCCTTCCGTGGAAAGAGGATCAATCGAAGAGGCACGATCCAGCAAGTAGAAAATACGCCCCGCGCTCTTCTCCACTTCCTTTCGGTCAGAAATGTCCTGAAACGCCGCACCGAGACCAAACAAGGCGAATAGAACAGCAAAGTTGGCAATGAGGAAGTCGTTGAAGTCGTAGTCATCCGGAAACTTGGAAAGAATATATCCACCAAACCAAAGCTGCAATCCATTGATCCATTGCTGAATAAACATAGAAATTCCGCTGACAAAACCAGTCATAAAAGCGTCAAATTTAAAGTCTGGCTCCGTTTTCAGTAAAGAATCTTGATAGTCCGTAAAACGCTTGTTCTCAAGCGTCAAAGCCGACACAGTGCGTATATTCAACAACGTTTCCACAATAAGGCCACCCGGGGTGTTCAGTGCTTCAACAACGTTATCCACATCGCCTTCGTCCTCTCCAAGCATCTGCTTCATCTCCAGCGATGTAGCAAATCCCATCAGAGGAACGCAACCAATTGCCAAAAGAGCGAAAGGCCACATGAACTGTATTTCGTGCAAGAAAGATACGCGTCAGATATTTCTTGAGCTATGGCCACCCATTTGAAAACGGTAAGCCACTTACAATAAAAGATAGTACTACACCTGTAACGATGGAGGAAAGTGCTGTGATAAACGATCGAACCGGTTCACCAGAAAACGCATGAATACGGGCTGCGTCGTCCTGTAACTGCGAGGTAATACTTCCGACACTTCGCATGTCAAAAAAAGCGACTTCCTGGCGCAACAAAGAGGTAAAGGACATGTCACGAACCCGTTTGTTCAGACGCTCACTTGCAGTGCCAAAGCCATAAAAGGTCAGCACATTGCCAACAAGACACCCAAACATTACACAAGCCCAATAGCCAGCTAACGCAAAGGAGCGGTCCTGCATATCGTTGGCGATACCTTTCCAGTAATCCTCACAAGTTGGGAAATTGTTCGGAATGCTTCCATCCTCAGCGGGACAAAGGAGTACAGGCTGGAAAAGTAAGTCAATTGTTTCAGAAAAAAGAACGCCCCACATCGGGAATACACCTCCAGCCATCACTGCTCCAATGGCACCAATAAGCATGTATGAAGAATCTGGTTTGGCCATGTCTCGAGCGCGTTTGGCATTGAATGCAGCGGCCTCTTCTGCCTGGATCTTTCCCTCCCAGTCAatctcttcgtcttcttcccgATCTACGTCTTTACCGGAAGCTTTCTTCGATTGGCTGTTGAGAGCTGACAGAGTGGCATCCCGTCGAGAGGATTCAAAAAGACGCTTATAGCGGCCATGAGGGCGCTCCATTAGAGTTTCGTGACTGCCATATTCTAAAACTTTGCCGTCGGCCACGAACGCTATCTTGTCAGCGTTTCGTATCGTAGACAAACGATGCGCGATCAATACAACCGTGTGCTCACTTGAGCTCATCAGCTTGTCAATGGCAGCCTGCACAACTGCCTCGCTCTCGTTGTCTAGGGCGCtcgtggcttcgtccaagaTCAAGATATTAGGTCGTTTCACCAAGGCGCGGGCTACCGAAAGAAGAGGAGATCGTGAGTATTACGTCGATTGCCGTACATCTAAAAACCCATTGTAAACTTACCAATGGCTATACGCTGCTTCTGGCCACCCGACAGCTGAGACGACTCGCCCAAGGGTGTGTTGTAACCGTCCGGAAACTCCATGATAAAGTCGTGAGCATTCGCGCGCTTGCAGGCCTCCTCAATCTCGAACTGCGACGCACCCGGCGCACCGTACGCAATATTTCGAGATATAGTATCGTTGAAAAGAGTTGGTTCCTGCCCCACATAGCCAATCTGGTCGCGATACCAAGGCACATTTAAAGACTTCACGTCCATCCCTAAATACTCAAGCGTGCCCTCGGTCGGATCGTAGAACCGTTCCATTAAGCCAACCGTCGTGCTCTTACCACCACCGCTAGGTCCTACCAAAGCTACTGTTTCACCCTTCATGATGGTAAGGTTAAAATCGTCGAAAACCTTCTTTTTCGGCCGCGTCGGATACGCAAAACGAACATCTCGAAATTGCAATAACGGAGTTTCGTGCTTCGCATCTATCGAAGCACGCATGTTCTCCTTGGATGTTTCTGCGAGCTGAACCAAATCCACCGAGCTACTATTCCGAGACGTACCAGGGGAGCTGTCAGTGTCTGCTCTATCCTGGCCTTCCTGTTTCTCAACTAGCTTACGATAGTACGTGTCTCCCGCCATCAACTCGTCGTGAGTACCTTTCTCGGCAACAACTCCACCGACAACCACATTGATCACATCAGCGTTGCGGATGGTCGACAACCGATGCGCAATGATCACGGTGGTGATATTCTTTTGTTCCAAGATCTTGTCCAAAGCATCCTGTACCACAAGTTCTGACTCTGCATCCAAAGCACTGGTAGCTTCGTCCAGCAATAGAATTTTTGGATTGTGCACCAGAACACGCGCTACGAGAtacaacaagaacaaaacCCTGTGAGAAAAAGTTTTGAATGCCATTTTGCGGAGTGGAAACAGGAGAACTTACCAATGGCGATACGCTGCTTTTGACCTCCGGACAATTGGCTCCCTCGGTCTCCTACCTGCGTGTCGTAGCCATCCGAAAACGACATGATGAAATCGTGCGCATTCGCCATACGAGCCGCGCTCTCAATCATCTCGTCGGTCGCGTCGGGATTTCCGAAACGAATGTTTCCACGAATACTAGTCGCAAACAAGGTAGGCTCCTGCCCGACGTACCCAATCATGCTGCGAAGGTGCGACACGTTGATATCCCGCAAGTTCACTCCATCCAAAGAAACACTACCGGACAGAGGATCGTAAAAGCGTTCGATCAAAGACATAACTGTGCTCTTGCCACCGCCGGAGGGACCACAGAAAGCAGATATTTTGCCGGCTTCAATTTCTACAGAAAGACCTTTCAGAATAGCTTCCGTGGGACGGGTGGGGTAGTTGAAGCGTACGTCATTGAACGCAAGCGTACCCGCAATGTCGGACGGTTTCTTTCCCTTATCGGATGTCGAATCGATTTCGTACTTCGGTAGAATCGCCTTGATCGGTCTTTCGGCAGATTCCACATCGGGCTCGCTCTTCTTTGATTTACGGGAGTGCACGGTACTGTTCAGATCTTCcacatcgtcttccttgtAAATGGTTTCGGCCGGGGCCCCGGCGGTACGTCGAATAGCCGAATAGgcttcaaaagcagcaatTCGGGCAGCCGCAAAGGCTTCGAAAAAGTTGCCGACTTGGGAAACACCTTGACCAGCAAAAGCGACACCCAGCATCGCTCCGAATACGTCGCTTCCACTATTGGGGCAGGTCGCGTTGTCGTTCACTCCGCCAGACGGATCGCATCCTGTATCCTCTACATCACGGTACAGGAGCGCGCTACCGTACAAGGCCAAGATGGCGTACAGCATCAAGAAAGCGCCCAACATGGAACCTAATTCAAGGATCAAGCCGTTAGTCAGGCCCTGGCTGCAAAAATGTGATAGCAGCGCGATTTCCTGGACGTACCGTTTGCGAGACCCTGTTTGAGAAGAATACTGACGGCATCGGCAAAAGCCTCTTGTGTTGCCTGGGAGTATTGCTTGAGCATTGTCGGAACAGCATTCAAGGAAAGCACCGTTTTGATAGCGGAAACGCTGGAATACGCAACACTACCAGCGCGTTTGTAACTTTTGCTCGCCCGTGCGCCTTTTTGCTGGTTTAGCTGTACCACCATGAGTGCCGCGACTGACACAAAGGGAATAACGCACAGCACCACGAACGCGATTCGccacgaaacgaaaaaggcaaaaccAATTCCACCGATGCCGGTGGTTAAAAACTGAACGCCCTCCCCAAACTTACGGCCCATACCGCGTCGATACTTATTGGCGTTGGGTCCCACTTGAGCAGCGATACCGCCGACGTCGTAAACGTCGAAAAATGCCGCGTCCTGGCGCAGCAACGCGCCGAACCATTGGAGACGAAAGTTCTGCGACGCGTGGTACGCCACCAGTTCAAAACAGAAGGATTGAATGGTTGCACAGACCAGCGCGTAGACTCCCACGATCAGAAACGTAAACGCGAGCTCGCGAATCTGACTGAGACCGTTGGTAGAAGCGGCGGAAATGTCGGAGaaggaggaagaaaagaGCCACGCCAGGATCGGGTAAACGAGTCCGTTAGCAATTCCTGCAATTACGCCGAAAAAAAAGAGGACCTTGACACGGACCCCGCAGTCGAAAGCGAAGTGGAGCGTTTCGACAGCAGAAGCTTGCTTCGCCTTGGGTTTCTTCGCTTTGCCTCCCGCGGACGTCGAGTGATTGGTTTCTTCCAAGTCGTCGGCCGCCGGCATGATGAAACGCGATATGGACGTAGTACGCCTCTATTGGAGTCTTTTGCGACAACTTGCCTTTAGCCATGCGTGGAGAACAAACAATAAAGGTCGGTGAGACTGCCGTCGTGACATTCGTTTTGCATGCGAAAGGCAGGATCTAATGCTTACTAAACGGATTCTGAATGTGAGGA is a window encoding:
- a CDS encoding predicted protein, producing the protein MSPWEHSPRQKPSAHSFSHTHGTCTASARMATASILTRSTSPPVVATSTPDELDDEDRPCRACRRTGTLRTDWQQGDRVCTQCGVVDQGHVIDTRPEWREFHDDADLAKGRPSQARSGLTVVDESRYLGGLQPTMLSTNVYGTASSTSQQTRKRLLVAAHKMDRLMERSHARALEAVRVSRAANRKRRRVEGHPVPGAVDPDEDDADIDATMRPEYEDFVQLEEQEAQRLQIASYGDKWSLERAIRLYGSALEQQNLSTDDTIDDRGHLDDGLKRASRDLYQAYTFLSTAVQTLELTDRVQHEVVGLLVRYAKCRDGLQVRGVSSTLQKRPSTKATSPNETQRARRSLREYNQAKQTGALLAALLFYTARNLGWPRTLVQVCHAIPFPSQSLPHLDLRCEDGEFIKRKHCSKAMTEVKQVFPDICRVTATLHAVSNVSSASSSSTNSNSNNYNKRSEIPQPQRLQDHVSVINFVDHAIRKLRLPPVAEACVRILVLRYCHGTKDSALRLGAITASSVYFVTQTGDIMQRLAKQAVSGSKPSLASKHDKVTRTNSSPTGFHRTKLELDGFTAARDPSASANVKHEDLFSAEAVQEFASEQKVYEMRRVWDAWSEQTTWMRSLGEIERAMGVSRPTLVEVFKKEIFPKRVELLQALQDSVETSDTEQKTVLSETPLASVGISYYIEKQEKTAQRWMDVSVTVSAS
- a CDS encoding predicted protein; this translates as MRRVRACLGACVYVTHLVASGALTANDRRSPTRPTHWVTLSDPRKRYPSGNSLYAKDVPLANNNRRSAAPYSYSSTPVNDLDQDFGYYGEKDDDDDWMSNPVDFDNSIDESAVTSTRRPKLVKGADNSRPNSHFFSRKSLQDPIFAYQTKGASETFAQLCQGAGIARPSKIQSLAWPILCKGSHTIVADQTGSGKTLAYLIPLLTRALEDRNAQPAGTAVPNGSPRIIVLAPTAELADQIRAVCEQMTASVSFSTLVITATGKYSTSIRDQIRMLQRQPVDVLISTPGRIATILRTRNSGLDLSALQSIVLDEVDVLLVDDTFGPQLRTVGAAAPLDRTQFVFVTATLPDTVVETVEKEFRGVQLIKGPGLHRVAPTVQERLVDVSVPSQNNRDAKLCFDVKAKQLLKALRQTRCRRTLVFCNTVESCRSVENLLKRKDRKGNVFEVRAYHNAMTPENRNENLAVFSHGIRTTQPEKVDYVLVCTDRAARGVDFERAPVDHVVLFDFPKDPAEYVRRVGRTARAGRTGTSTVFAYGWQLPIARSVMGSKLDSFTIAREERDEMDTEEIRGGVQARLHRGDGANKKHGSKHIIKGNIESGKQWK
- a CDS encoding predicted protein, whose product is MGRLCLSAAALVPFLSLNVVALVPMHRQKFQSRVTTRKTVSSSAGALFLSTETETTKTVTPGNEGDVREASGSLTDQLAIAENNPSFSYGTFAKQNPFANNLLIATTKTAAADLLAQTVISQTPLAELDLQRSLLFCLFGAVYLGGFQYLYQVQIFKKLFDIDKFTSQPWADKLKDGPGLQSLAAQTALDLTILTLIYLPTFYVFKASVFRGSPDPAVWIGSGLES
- a CDS encoding predicted protein; translated protein: MPAADDLEETNHSTSAGGKAKKPKAKQASAVETLHFAFDCGVRVKVLFFFGVIAGIANGLVYPILAWLFSSSFSDISAASTNGLSQIRELAFTFLIVGVYALVCATIQSFCFELVAYHASQNFRLQWFGALLRQDAAFFDVYDVGGIAAQVGPNANKYRRGMGRKFGEGVQFLTTGIGGIGFAFFVSWRIAFVVLCVIPFVSVAALMVVQLNQQKGARASKSYKRAGSVAYSSVSAIKTVLSLNAVPTMLKQYSQATQEAFADAVSILLKQGLANGSMLGAFLMLYAILALYGSALLYRDVEDTGCDPSGGVNDNATCPNSGSDVFGAMLGVAFAGQGVSQVGNFFEAFAAARIAAFEAYSAIRRTAGAPAETIYKEDDVEDLNSTVHSRKSKKSEPDVESAERPIKAILPKYEIDSTSDKGKKPSDIAGTLAFNDVRFNYPTRPTEAILKGLSVEIEAGKISAFCGPSGGGKSTVMSLIERFYDPLSGSVSLDGVNLRDINVSHLRSMIGYVGQEPTLFATSIRGNIRFGNPDATDEMIESAARMANAHDFIMSFSDGYDTQVGDRGSQLSGGQKQRIAIARVLVHNPKILLLDEATSALDAESELVVQDALDKILEQKNITTVIIAHRLSTIRNADVINVVVGGVVAEKGTHDELMAGDTYYRKLVEKQEGQDRADTDSSPGTSRNSSSVDLVQLAETSKENMRASIDAKHETPLLQFRDVRFAYPTRPKKKVFDDFNLTIMKGETVALVGPSGGGKSTTVGLMERFYDPTEGTLEYLGMDVKSLNVPWYRDQIGYVGQEPTLFNDTISRNIAYGAPGASQFEIEEACKRANAHDFIMEFPDGYNTPLGESSQLSGGQKQRIAIARALVKRPNILILDEATSALDNESEAVVQAAIDKLMSSSEHTVVLIAHRLSTIRNADKIAFVADGKVLEYGSHETLMERPHGRYKRLFESSRRDATLSALNSQSKKASGKDVDREEDEEIDWEGKIQAEEAAAFNAKRARDMAKPDSSYMLIGAIGAVMAGGVFPMWGVLFSETIDLLFQPVLLCPAEDGSIPNNFPTCEDYWKGIANDMQDRSFALAGYWACVMFGCLVGNVLTFYGFGTASERLNKRVRDMSFTSLLRQEVAFFDMRSVGSITSQLQDDAARIHAFSGEPVRSFITALSSIVTGVVLSFIFMWPFALLAIGCVPLMGFATSLEMKQMLGEDEGDVDNVVEALNTPGGLIVETLLNIRTVSALTLENKRFTDYQDSLLKTEPDFKFDAFMTGFVSGISMFIQQWINGLQLWFGGYILSKFPDDYDFNDFLIANFAVLFALFGLGAAFQDISDRKEVEKSAGRIFYLLDRASSIDPLSTEGKKL